A DNA window from Gillisia sp. Hel1_33_143 contains the following coding sequences:
- a CDS encoding pyruvate carboxylase, giving the protein MKIKKVLVANRGEIAIRIFRACTEIGLKTVGIYTFEDRYSLHRYKADESYQIGEDNDPLKPYLNIKAIVQIAKKNGVDAIHTGYGFLSENAEFAQACEDNDIIFIGPKVSVLKSLGDKVKAKEVAVANNVPIIESNKEELNNIETAVIEAKRIGYPVMLKAASGGGGRGMRVIRDEEQLRSAFPESKREAGNAFGDDTVFIEKFVENPKHIEIQIVADNHGNMVHLFERDCSVQRRYQKVIEFAPSLGLDQDTKEKLYDYALKICGAVNYNNIGTVEFLVEDGQIFFIEVNPRIQVEHTVTEIITNIDLVKTQVFIAGGYKLSDEQIKIGNQDSVKINGYALQCRITTEDPSNDFKPDYGTITTYRSASGFGIRLDAGSVYQGVTISPFFDSMLVKVSASSRTLDGACRKMRRALAEFRVRGVMTNMAFLDNILAHPTFREGKVTVNFIKDNPELFKIKETRNRATKLVNFLGDITVNGNPDVKVVDHNKKFLIPKVPKFDEYGAYPKGTKDLLTEYGPEKFSRWLRHQNEVKFTDTTMRDAHQSLLATRMRTHDMMKVAEGFAKNHSNIFSMEVWGGATFDVCLRFLKENPWERLRMLREAMPNVLLQMLLRGSNGVGYTAYPDNLIERFVTESWENGVDVFRIFDSLNWMKSIEPCIKYVRENTGGLAEASICYTGDILDTSNTKYTLEYYVSLAKQMEDAGAHILGIKDMAGILKPYAAEELIYALKSRINIPIHLHTHDTSSIQAATYLKAIEAGVDVVDVALGGLSGLTSQPNFNSIVEMMKFQSRAADFDMDKLNEYSHYWEATRSYYYPFESGLKAGSADVYKNEIPGGQYSNLKPQAESLGLSDRFYEITQMYSKVNDLFGDIIKVTPSSKVVGDMAQYLVSNNLTIEDVLERGENISFPQSVKSFFKGDLGQPVGGFPEKIQKIVLKDEKPYTERPNAHMEPIDFEEEFKEFEKTFGEGMGRKLDITDFLSYKLYPKVYTDAYNHHKEYGNVLSIPTKNFFYGLEPGEEIIVEMDKGKTLLIQLLSAGEANSDGMVDVFFKVNGQTRAVQVQDKSIKVEKVVHQKVDKNNEKEIGAPLQGSLSTILVKPGQKVKKNEPLFIIEAMKMETTITAHSEGEVSHVVLKEGLMVFSDDLVVVMK; this is encoded by the coding sequence ATGAAAATAAAAAAGGTTTTAGTAGCGAATAGAGGAGAAATTGCCATCAGAATATTTAGGGCTTGTACAGAAATTGGTCTTAAAACTGTTGGTATTTATACCTTTGAAGACAGATATTCTCTCCATCGCTATAAAGCAGATGAATCTTACCAGATTGGTGAAGACAACGATCCGCTTAAACCTTATTTAAATATAAAGGCAATTGTTCAAATTGCTAAAAAGAATGGTGTAGATGCCATTCATACCGGATACGGTTTTTTATCAGAAAATGCTGAATTCGCTCAAGCCTGTGAAGATAACGACATCATTTTTATCGGACCAAAAGTTTCAGTTTTAAAATCTTTAGGAGATAAAGTAAAAGCTAAAGAAGTAGCGGTTGCCAATAATGTTCCAATTATAGAAAGCAATAAAGAAGAGCTTAATAATATTGAAACCGCGGTAATAGAAGCCAAAAGAATTGGATATCCTGTAATGCTAAAAGCTGCTTCCGGAGGTGGAGGTAGAGGAATGCGTGTTATTAGAGATGAAGAGCAATTGAGATCTGCTTTTCCAGAATCTAAACGAGAAGCTGGAAATGCTTTTGGAGATGATACCGTATTTATTGAAAAATTTGTTGAAAATCCAAAGCATATAGAAATTCAAATTGTTGCAGATAATCATGGTAACATGGTGCACTTATTTGAGCGGGATTGTTCGGTGCAACGCAGGTATCAAAAAGTAATAGAATTTGCTCCTTCTTTAGGCTTAGATCAGGATACTAAAGAGAAGTTATATGATTATGCATTAAAAATATGCGGCGCAGTAAACTATAATAATATAGGAACTGTGGAATTTTTAGTGGAAGATGGACAGATCTTCTTTATCGAGGTAAATCCAAGAATTCAAGTAGAGCATACCGTTACAGAGATCATTACCAATATCGATCTTGTAAAAACTCAAGTATTTATTGCGGGAGGATATAAATTAAGCGATGAGCAGATAAAAATTGGAAATCAGGATAGTGTAAAAATCAATGGATATGCACTTCAATGTAGAATAACAACAGAAGATCCGAGCAACGATTTTAAACCAGATTATGGTACCATAACCACGTATAGAAGTGCTTCCGGATTCGGAATTAGATTAGATGCGGGTAGTGTTTATCAAGGGGTTACTATTTCTCCATTTTTCGATTCTATGCTAGTAAAAGTTTCAGCTAGTAGTAGAACTTTAGACGGTGCTTGCAGAAAAATGAGACGAGCGCTGGCAGAATTTAGAGTACGTGGGGTAATGACCAATATGGCTTTTCTTGATAATATTCTGGCACATCCAACTTTTCGAGAAGGGAAGGTTACCGTTAATTTTATAAAAGACAATCCGGAGCTTTTCAAAATAAAAGAAACTAGGAATAGAGCTACTAAACTAGTGAACTTCTTAGGCGATATCACTGTAAATGGAAATCCGGATGTAAAGGTAGTAGATCACAATAAAAAGTTCTTAATTCCGAAAGTTCCAAAGTTCGATGAATATGGAGCATATCCAAAAGGGACAAAAGATCTTCTTACAGAATATGGTCCCGAAAAATTCTCTCGTTGGTTAAGGCATCAAAATGAAGTGAAATTCACAGACACTACCATGAGAGATGCGCATCAAAGTTTATTGGCAACCAGAATGCGAACTCATGATATGATGAAGGTTGCAGAAGGTTTCGCAAAAAATCATTCCAACATTTTTAGTATGGAAGTTTGGGGCGGTGCTACATTTGACGTTTGCTTAAGATTTTTAAAAGAAAACCCGTGGGAGCGATTAAGAATGCTTCGAGAAGCAATGCCAAATGTATTGTTGCAAATGTTGTTAAGAGGTTCTAATGGTGTTGGTTATACCGCTTATCCAGATAATTTAATTGAAAGATTTGTTACCGAATCTTGGGAAAATGGCGTAGATGTTTTTAGAATTTTCGATTCTTTGAACTGGATGAAATCTATAGAACCATGCATTAAATATGTAAGAGAAAATACAGGAGGATTAGCAGAGGCTTCTATCTGTTATACAGGAGATATTTTAGATACTAGTAATACTAAATATACTTTAGAGTATTATGTGTCTTTAGCAAAACAAATGGAAGATGCCGGTGCTCATATTCTTGGAATTAAAGATATGGCTGGTATTTTAAAACCTTATGCAGCAGAAGAATTGATCTACGCGTTAAAATCAAGGATTAATATTCCTATTCACTTGCATACACACGATACTTCTTCTATTCAGGCGGCGACTTATCTAAAAGCTATAGAAGCCGGCGTAGATGTGGTAGATGTGGCTTTGGGAGGACTTTCCGGCTTAACATCACAGCCAAATTTCAACTCTATAGTAGAAATGATGAAATTCCAGAGTCGCGCTGCAGATTTTGATATGGACAAACTAAACGAATATTCTCATTATTGGGAAGCTACCAGAAGTTATTATTATCCTTTTGAAAGCGGACTTAAAGCTGGATCTGCCGATGTTTATAAAAATGAAATTCCCGGCGGACAGTATTCTAATTTGAAACCACAGGCTGAATCTTTAGGACTTTCAGATAGATTCTATGAGATCACCCAAATGTATTCTAAGGTGAATGATCTTTTTGGCGATATTATTAAAGTTACACCAAGCTCAAAAGTGGTTGGAGATATGGCGCAATATCTTGTGAGTAATAATCTTACTATTGAAGATGTATTGGAAAGAGGTGAAAATATTTCTTTTCCACAATCTGTGAAGAGTTTCTTTAAAGGAGATCTTGGTCAACCTGTAGGAGGTTTTCCGGAGAAGATTCAGAAGATCGTTCTAAAAGATGAAAAACCATATACAGAACGACCAAATGCGCATATGGAACCTATAGATTTCGAAGAAGAATTTAAAGAATTCGAAAAGACCTTTGGTGAGGGAATGGGTAGAAAACTGGATATTACAGATTTCCTTTCTTATAAACTATATCCAAAAGTATATACAGATGCCTACAATCATCACAAAGAATACGGAAATGTGCTTAGCATTCCAACTAAAAATTTCTTCTATGGGTTAGAGCCTGGTGAGGAGATCATCGTAGAAATGGATAAAGGAAAAACTTTATTGATTCAGTTATTATCTGCTGGAGAAGCGAATAGCGATGGTATGGTAGATGTTTTCTTCAAGGTAAACGGACAAACAAGAGCAGTTCAAGTTCAGGATAAATCTATTAAAGTAGAAAAGGTTGTTCATCAAAAAGTAGATAAGAATAACGAAAAGGAAATAGGTGCCCCATTACAGGGATCACTTTCTACAATTTTGGTAAAACCTGGTCAAAAGGTTAAAAAGAACGAGCCTTTATTTATTATTGAAGCCATGAAAATGGAAACTACTATTACTGCTCATTCAGAAGGAGAAGTGAGTCATGTAGTGCTAAAAGAAGGATTAATGGTATTCTCGGATGATCTGGTAGTGGTTATGAAATAA
- the yaaA gene encoding peroxide stress protein YaaA: MKILLSPAKSLDFESKLPTTRGTQPQFLDTTIKINKKLSRQTKNELMDLMSISEKLADLNYGRYKDFQEDHTKENSRPAMYAFDGDVYSGLDAYTIPSEKLDALQNKLRILSGLYGILRPLDLMQPYRLEMGTSIGIERNDTLYEVWQTKITDSLNKEMEENELFINLASNEYFKAVAAKKLKAEVITPVFKDLKNGKLKIISFFAKKARGAMVRYIIDKDVETIEQLKSFDYEGYRYSKNESPNDKELVFTR, from the coding sequence ATGAAAATTTTACTATCACCCGCAAAAAGTCTAGATTTTGAAAGTAAACTCCCAACTACAAGAGGAACGCAACCTCAGTTTTTGGATACCACTATTAAGATTAATAAAAAGCTATCTCGCCAAACCAAAAATGAGTTGATGGACTTGATGAGCATCAGTGAGAAACTGGCAGATCTAAATTATGGCAGATATAAAGATTTTCAAGAAGATCATACCAAAGAAAATTCCCGCCCCGCAATGTATGCTTTTGATGGTGATGTATATTCAGGTTTAGATGCATATACTATCCCATCAGAAAAGTTAGATGCATTACAAAATAAATTAAGAATTCTTTCTGGGCTATATGGTATCTTAAGACCGCTAGATCTTATGCAACCTTATAGACTGGAGATGGGAACTTCTATTGGAATAGAAAGAAATGATACTCTTTATGAAGTATGGCAGACTAAAATTACAGATAGTTTAAATAAGGAGATGGAGGAGAATGAGCTTTTTATAAATCTTGCTAGCAATGAATATTTTAAAGCGGTAGCTGCTAAAAAATTAAAGGCAGAAGTTATTACGCCTGTTTTTAAAGATCTTAAGAATGGAAAGTTGAAGATCATTAGTTTTTTTGCAAAGAAAGCAAGAGGAGCTATGGTTAGATATATTATAGATAAAGATGTAGAAACCATAGAGCAGCTAAAATCTTTTGATTATGAAGGGTATAGATATAGCAAGAATGAATCTCCAAATGATAAAGAGTTAGTTTTTACTAGATAA
- a CDS encoding RluA family pseudouridine synthase: MTNSNTDPELETQDDDLYEHHKFTADKGQQPLRVDKYLMNYIENATRNKIQKAAKDGNIYVNSVVVKSNYKVKPGDVVQVMFEHPPYEFLLTPEDIPLNIVYEDDSLMVINKPAGMVVHPGHGNYSGTLINALIFHIDNLPNNSSERPGLVHRIDKDTSGLLVIAKTETAMTHLAKQFFKKTSSREYVALVWGNIEEEEGIIEGNIGRHPKNRLQNTVYIGDQEDEGKPAVTHFKVLERFGYVTLVSCKLETGRTHQIRVHMKFIGHTLFNDERYGGERILKGTTFTKYKQFVDNCFKILPRQALHAKTLGFVHPVTQEWMSFDSEIPEDMTKCIEKWRNYSKNQKDFIDEE; the protein is encoded by the coding sequence ATGACGAATTCTAATACAGATCCAGAATTAGAAACTCAGGACGATGATCTTTACGAACATCATAAATTTACTGCAGACAAGGGGCAACAACCTTTACGCGTAGATAAATATTTGATGAATTACATCGAGAATGCTACCAGAAATAAAATTCAGAAGGCGGCGAAAGATGGAAATATCTATGTGAACAGCGTAGTAGTAAAATCAAATTATAAAGTAAAACCGGGAGATGTAGTGCAGGTAATGTTCGAGCATCCTCCGTATGAATTTTTACTTACTCCAGAAGATATTCCTCTAAACATAGTTTACGAAGATGATTCTTTAATGGTGATTAATAAACCAGCAGGAATGGTGGTGCATCCAGGTCACGGAAATTATAGTGGCACCCTTATTAATGCCTTGATCTTTCATATAGATAATCTGCCTAATAACAGTAGCGAAAGACCTGGTTTGGTGCACAGAATAGATAAAGATACCAGCGGACTTTTGGTTATTGCTAAAACAGAAACAGCGATGACGCATCTTGCCAAGCAGTTCTTCAAGAAAACGAGTTCTAGAGAATACGTGGCATTGGTATGGGGTAATATCGAGGAAGAAGAAGGAATTATAGAAGGAAATATTGGAAGGCACCCAAAGAATAGATTACAAAACACAGTTTATATAGGAGACCAGGAAGACGAAGGAAAACCTGCAGTTACTCACTTTAAAGTGTTGGAACGTTTTGGTTACGTAACCTTGGTTTCTTGTAAGTTAGAAACCGGTAGGACTCACCAGATAAGAGTGCACATGAAATTTATTGGACACACCTTATTTAATGATGAGCGCTATGGGGGCGAGAGAATTCTAAAGGGTACTACCTTTACAAAATATAAACAGTTTGTAGATAATTGTTTCAAGATCTTACCTCGCCAGGCACTACATGCAAAAACTTTGGGCTTTGTTCATCCTGTTACACAAGAATGGATGAGTTTTGATTCTGAAATACCAGAAGATATGACAAAGTGCATAGAGAAATGGCGTAATTATTCTAAGAATCAGAAAGATTTTATAGACGAGGAGTAG
- a CDS encoding PASTA domain-containing protein, whose product MGLFKFIFSKTFVIQLVLAVIVLVVLAFLTMKWLDLSTNQDQRIEVPDLAKLSLDKVETKLEELDLRYEILDSANFNPDYPRYSVIDQVPLAGKFVKENRKIYINLNPSGYRKIEVPDLIRRTRRQAEPTLRSLGFTIGDVTYKPDIAKDAVLELRHKGALLKPGTELMKTSVIDLVLGDGSGYYSGSTDEDDTLNVEEPATQIDENDEF is encoded by the coding sequence ATGGGCCTATTTAAATTTATCTTCAGCAAGACCTTTGTAATTCAATTGGTGCTTGCCGTAATAGTACTTGTGGTACTAGCTTTTCTAACTATGAAATGGTTAGACCTATCTACAAATCAAGATCAGCGAATCGAGGTTCCGGATCTTGCAAAGTTATCTTTGGATAAGGTAGAAACTAAATTAGAAGAATTAGACCTTCGTTATGAGATCTTAGATTCTGCTAACTTTAATCCAGATTATCCTAGGTACTCTGTAATAGACCAAGTGCCCCTTGCAGGAAAGTTTGTAAAGGAAAATAGAAAGATCTATATCAATTTGAATCCTTCGGGGTATAGAAAAATTGAGGTGCCAGATCTTATTAGAAGAACCAGGCGCCAAGCAGAACCTACTTTAAGATCTTTAGGTTTTACCATAGGAGATGTAACATATAAGCCAGACATCGCTAAAGATGCTGTTCTAGAATTAAGACATAAGGGAGCATTGCTAAAACCAGGTACAGAATTAATGAAAACTTCTGTAATAGATCTGGTTCTTGGAGATGGCTCTGGATATTATTCAGGTTCTACTGATGAAGATGATACTTTAAACGTGGAAGAACCTGCAACACAAATAGATGAAAATGACGAATTCTAA
- a CDS encoding D-alanine--D-alanine ligase, translating to MKKKVAIAMGGFSSEYRISINSGNVVYKNLDRNLYEPYRVHIMQNEWFVIADNDTPYPINRSDFTVKINDTTIAFDCVFNTIHGTPGENGLLQAYLELVGIPQTSCDFYQAALTFNKRDLISVIKPYGIDTAANYFLNKGDDVDTKEIIEAVGLPCFVKANKAGSSFGITKVKHENEIEQAIQTAFKEDDEIIIESFLDGTEVSVGVITYKGEILALPVTEIVSENEFFDYEAKYLGKSEEITPARISDEQTEKVQELAKHIYRKLKMKGFTRSEFIFHNNEPHFIEMNTTPGLSEASILPQQAEKAGISLKELFGSAIETALKS from the coding sequence ATGAAGAAAAAAGTTGCCATCGCTATGGGCGGGTTTTCGAGTGAATATCGTATTTCTATTAACAGTGGAAATGTAGTTTACAAAAACCTGGATCGTAATTTATATGAACCTTATCGCGTTCATATCATGCAAAATGAATGGTTTGTAATTGCAGATAACGATACTCCTTACCCCATAAACCGCAGCGACTTTACTGTAAAAATTAATGATACTACCATTGCTTTTGATTGCGTTTTTAACACAATTCATGGAACTCCGGGTGAAAATGGATTGCTACAGGCCTATTTAGAACTTGTAGGAATTCCACAAACTTCTTGTGATTTCTATCAGGCTGCTCTTACTTTTAATAAAAGAGACCTTATTAGCGTTATTAAACCCTACGGAATAGATACTGCTGCCAATTATTTTCTGAATAAAGGTGATGATGTTGATACAAAAGAGATCATTGAGGCGGTAGGGCTACCTTGTTTTGTAAAAGCTAATAAAGCTGGAAGCAGTTTTGGAATTACAAAGGTAAAACATGAAAATGAAATAGAGCAGGCTATACAAACTGCTTTCAAAGAAGATGATGAGATCATTATAGAATCTTTTCTAGATGGTACAGAAGTTTCTGTTGGAGTAATTACATACAAAGGTGAGATCTTGGCATTACCGGTTACGGAGATCGTCTCAGAAAACGAGTTCTTTGATTATGAAGCTAAATATTTGGGGAAATCTGAAGAAATTACACCTGCAAGAATATCAGACGAGCAGACAGAAAAAGTACAAGAGCTCGCTAAGCATATTTACCGAAAATTAAAAATGAAAGGTTTTACGAGATCAGAATTTATTTTTCATAACAATGAACCTCATTTTATTGAAATGAATACTACGCCGGGATTAAGTGAAGCCAGTATTTTACCTCAACAAGCAGAAAAAGCGGGTATTAGTTTAAAAGAGCTTTTTGGAAGCGCTATAGAAACGGCACTAAAATCTTAA
- the coaD gene encoding pantetheine-phosphate adenylyltransferase: MKKAVFPGSFDPVTLGHTDIIDRALPLFDEIILAIGVNADKKYMFSLEDRVKFLENTYKNEPKIKVKTYKGLTVDFCKAENAAFILRGLRNTVDMEFEKTIGQANFKMSGIETLFLISSSGKGFISSSVVRDIRKNGGDYSFMVPEAVE; the protein is encoded by the coding sequence ATGAAAAAAGCGGTCTTTCCTGGATCTTTTGATCCTGTTACTTTAGGACATACAGATATTATAGATAGAGCCTTGCCGCTTTTTGATGAGATTATTCTTGCTATTGGTGTAAATGCCGATAAAAAATATATGTTCTCTTTAGAAGACCGAGTTAAATTCTTAGAAAACACTTATAAGAATGAACCTAAAATAAAAGTAAAAACGTACAAAGGGCTTACTGTAGACTTTTGTAAAGCTGAAAATGCTGCTTTTATTTTAAGAGGACTTAGAAATACAGTAGACATGGAATTTGAAAAAACTATAGGCCAGGCAAATTTTAAAATGTCTGGTATTGAAACCCTCTTTCTGATCTCCTCATCTGGAAAAGGATTTATATCCTCTAGCGTAGTGAGAGACATCAGAAAGAATGGAGGGGATTATTCTTTTATGGTGCCCGAAGCCGTTGAATAG
- a CDS encoding TonB-dependent receptor family protein gives MKKHLILFVFLLFSIAFQAQKIEFKILDSNTSKPIKNATVFNRLDSLVANTNANGIFFIEEEALPLLVTINALNYNDLQTKLSKDDKSNILYLSSAAEMLVEVLVRSSLIETKTLNFPGAVDVISSKDLERVDASNLVQIFNTIPGVYANQGALNTNKLNIRGIGSRSQYSTNRIQAYFEGIPLTTGEGELTLDDFDAETISSIEIIKGPASSLYGAGLGGAINLYGKIIGEEYSNFKVESLFGSYNLNKNTISAGIGSKRSSIFVNFSDLRSDGYRDNGKYRRSSGFLNYGLKITENDHLNILANFTQLKAFIPSSINYSDYLNNPTSAAFTWKASQGYESYDRGMFGVSYEHSFSQNLKNTSSVFVNFRDAYEPRPFDILEENRIATGFRTKFNFESEIFKLPSELSFGIAYYKEWYEISNYQNLYRDFENLGSIRGVVINKNDQDRQYANFFAQLNLELSDRWNLESGFNLNTTNYKLTDLFEGDTVDQTGDYSFKTIFSPRVAVLFELNSNKNLYASISHGFSTPTVAETLTPDGAINTDLHPETGVNYEIGFKGNWLKNRLYTQISFYSIQVEDLLVAERVAEDRYVGANVGKTDHNGIEFQANYRIDLKRDITINPYLNGSLNFFRFDKFIDSDIEYSGNRLPGVPKSTINLGVDLLYKKSLSIHANYLAVGEIPLNDANSDYSDNYQLLNFKASYNFMIANNWNISFNAGVNNILDEKYASSILPNAVGFGGQAPRSYYPGNPRNYFGGLGFKYQF, from the coding sequence TTGAAGAAACATCTTATTCTATTCGTATTTTTGCTGTTTAGTATAGCTTTTCAAGCTCAAAAAATAGAATTCAAAATTTTAGATAGTAATACGTCTAAGCCTATTAAGAACGCTACAGTTTTTAATAGGCTTGATTCTTTAGTTGCTAATACGAATGCCAATGGTATCTTTTTTATTGAAGAGGAAGCGTTACCATTATTAGTAACCATTAACGCTCTAAATTATAATGATCTTCAAACAAAATTGTCGAAAGATGATAAAAGTAATATTCTCTATTTAAGTTCAGCAGCCGAAATGCTAGTGGAAGTATTGGTGCGCAGCTCATTAATTGAGACTAAGACCTTAAACTTTCCAGGTGCAGTAGATGTGATTTCTTCTAAAGATCTAGAAAGAGTAGATGCCTCAAATCTCGTGCAAATTTTCAATACGATTCCTGGAGTATATGCCAATCAAGGTGCTTTGAATACCAACAAATTAAACATTCGTGGTATTGGAAGCAGATCACAGTATAGTACTAATAGAATTCAGGCTTATTTTGAGGGGATTCCACTTACTACGGGAGAGGGAGAGCTCACTTTAGATGATTTTGATGCAGAGACCATTTCAAGTATCGAAATTATAAAAGGTCCGGCCTCAAGTTTATATGGAGCAGGCTTGGGAGGTGCAATCAATCTGTATGGTAAAATTATTGGTGAGGAGTATTCGAACTTCAAGGTAGAGAGTCTTTTTGGAAGTTATAACTTAAATAAAAACACTATATCTGCGGGTATAGGGTCTAAAAGGTCATCAATATTTGTAAATTTTAGCGATCTAAGGTCTGATGGATACCGAGATAATGGAAAATATAGGAGGAGCTCCGGATTTTTAAATTACGGCTTAAAGATTACCGAAAATGACCATCTGAATATTCTTGCAAATTTCACACAACTAAAAGCATTTATTCCAAGTTCTATAAATTATTCAGATTATCTTAACAACCCAACTTCTGCTGCCTTTACATGGAAAGCCTCACAGGGTTACGAATCATACGATCGAGGGATGTTTGGAGTGTCTTACGAACATTCATTTTCTCAAAATCTAAAGAATACTTCTAGTGTTTTTGTAAATTTTAGAGACGCCTATGAACCTCGTCCTTTTGATATTTTAGAGGAAAATAGAATTGCTACCGGATTCAGGACCAAGTTTAACTTTGAGTCTGAAATCTTTAAACTTCCATCTGAACTTAGCTTTGGAATTGCTTATTATAAAGAATGGTATGAGATCTCTAATTATCAGAATTTATATAGAGATTTTGAAAATTTGGGTAGCATTCGGGGTGTGGTTATTAATAAGAATGATCAGGATAGGCAATACGCCAATTTTTTTGCTCAGCTTAATTTAGAGCTTTCTGATAGATGGAACTTAGAATCTGGTTTTAATTTAAATACTACTAATTATAAACTTACAGATCTTTTCGAGGGAGACACTGTAGACCAAACAGGAGATTATAGTTTTAAAACAATTTTTTCTCCCAGAGTGGCAGTTCTATTTGAATTGAACAGCAATAAGAATCTTTATGCTTCTATTAGTCATGGATTTTCTACCCCAACTGTGGCTGAAACCTTGACGCCAGATGGCGCTATAAACACAGATCTTCATCCAGAAACCGGTGTAAATTATGAGATTGGTTTTAAAGGGAATTGGCTGAAGAACAGGTTGTATACGCAAATAAGTTTTTACTCCATACAAGTGGAAGATCTACTGGTGGCAGAGCGCGTAGCAGAAGATAGATATGTTGGTGCAAATGTTGGAAAAACAGATCATAACGGAATTGAATTTCAAGCGAATTATAGAATAGATCTTAAAAGGGATATTACCATAAATCCATATCTAAATGGTAGTTTAAATTTTTTCAGATTTGATAAGTTTATAGATTCTGATATAGAGTATTCAGGAAATAGATTGCCTGGAGTTCCAAAAAGCACCATTAATCTTGGGGTAGATCTACTTTATAAGAAAAGCTTAAGTATTCATGCAAATTATTTAGCGGTAGGAGAAATTCCCCTGAATGATGCTAATTCTGATTACTCAGACAATTATCAACTTCTAAATTTTAAAGCGAGCTATAATTTTATGATTGCTAATAATTGGAATATTTCTTTTAATGCAGGGGTCAATAATATCTTAGATGAGAAATATGCTTCTAGCATTTTACCGAATGCAGTAGGTTTTGGAGGACAAGCTCCAAGATCTTACTATCCGGGTAATCCGAGAAATTATTTTGGTGGATTAGGTTTTAAATATCAGTTTTAG
- a CDS encoding PQQ-dependent sugar dehydrogenase: MRKIILSSLLVASVFQMNAQVKELSEDRKAALGKQPGDKVITQIGTLELPAPYASKSVAKVSKLVNWPEGTTPKAPEGFKVERFADGFKSPRWTYVAPNNDIFVVESDTKNSANRITILRDKDQDGVPDTRGIFMEDLNSPFGMLVIDNYFYVANTDGLYRYPYNEGDTKITKKGEKLVELPAGGYNNHWTRNIITNKDKSKIYISVGSASNAGEYGMDKEVRRANILEVNLDGSGEKIYASGIRNPVGMDWNPITGELWTAVNERDKLGNNLVPDYVTSVKEGGWYGWPYSYFGAIKDPRWEDDSHTDLVNAAIIPDVPVGPHTASLGFTFYNGKQFPEKYINGAFVGQHGSWNRQPFSGYKVIFIPFENGKPGQPEDFLTGFIADDANEEVYGRPVGVTTLPDGSLLVNDDDSGIVWRVSVQN, encoded by the coding sequence ATGAGAAAGATCATATTAAGCAGTCTTCTTGTTGCATCTGTATTTCAGATGAATGCACAGGTGAAAGAGCTATCTGAAGACAGAAAAGCAGCATTGGGAAAGCAGCCTGGAGATAAGGTAATTACACAAATTGGGACGTTAGAGTTGCCAGCTCCATATGCATCTAAATCTGTAGCCAAGGTAAGTAAGCTTGTAAATTGGCCAGAAGGTACTACCCCAAAAGCGCCTGAAGGTTTTAAAGTAGAGCGATTTGCAGATGGATTTAAAAGTCCTAGGTGGACCTATGTAGCTCCAAATAATGATATTTTCGTGGTAGAGAGCGATACTAAGAATAGCGCAAATAGAATAACTATCCTAAGAGATAAAGATCAAGATGGGGTCCCAGATACGCGTGGCATTTTTATGGAAGATCTTAATTCTCCATTTGGAATGTTAGTGATAGATAATTATTTTTATGTAGCTAATACAGACGGACTTTATAGATATCCGTATAATGAAGGGGATACCAAGATCACCAAAAAAGGAGAAAAGTTAGTGGAATTGCCGGCTGGAGGTTATAATAATCATTGGACTCGAAATATTATTACTAATAAAGATAAATCTAAAATTTATATATCTGTAGGTTCTGCCAGTAATGCAGGAGAGTATGGAATGGATAAAGAGGTGCGTAGAGCTAATATTTTAGAGGTGAATTTAGATGGCTCTGGTGAGAAAATATATGCTAGTGGAATAAGAAATCCGGTTGGAATGGATTGGAATCCCATTACCGGAGAACTGTGGACAGCTGTAAATGAAAGAGATAAACTAGGAAATAATCTGGTTCCAGACTACGTAACCAGTGTAAAAGAAGGCGGATGGTATGGATGGCCTTATTCCTATTTTGGCGCTATAAAAGATCCAAGGTGGGAAGATGATTCTCATACAGATCTTGTAAATGCCGCTATAATTCCAGATGTACCCGTTGGGCCTCATACTGCATCTTTAGGATTCACTTTTTATAATGGTAAACAATTTCCTGAAAAATATATAAACGGAGCTTTTGTAGGGCAACATGGGTCTTGGAATAGACAACCTTTTTCTGGATATAAAGTGATTTTCATTCCTTTCGAAAATGGTAAACCTGGACAACCAGAAGATTTCCTTACCGGTTTCATTGCAGATGATGCTAATGAAGAAGTTTATGGTAGACCTGTAGGAGTAACTACGCTGCCAGATGGGTCACTTTTAGTAAATGATGACGACTCTGGAATTGTTTGGAGAGTATCTGTACAAAATTAG